The sequence CATAATTTCCATGATCAGTACAACCTTTTAGGAAATAACGCCACCGGAGAGATTTGGTATGGCTTCAAACGTAGCACTGTCGTTTTCAACTGTTCGATGTGTTTAATTTAAAACAATATAGCATCACAATACGGATGTGCCACTTTTAGTAGTTTTCTAGCAATAGCACGGCAGTgcacactagaaatgggtttcacgcatTGTGCCTATGAGGGGGCGTGACGAGAAGACATGAAAATAAACGTTAGGCTATCACACTGCTCCAATTGTAAAGTGTATTATGGACGTCCTCTATATTGAGTTTGACGAGGGAGGACTTGTATGCAGATGTCACATTTCATTCTCAGAGTAAACATTCGTGATGTTTAAAACATACACGGTTTTTAAAAGCGTTATCTAAAATGAACCTTATTTCAGAGGTGATTTTTCGATAATGCAGATTTGCTTAAATAAGTTAACATGATATCACATACCAGTGAACATCGAGAGAATTAAATACTGATATGGATTATGTTCGCCATGGATTGCTGAGGTTTGTCATGCTATTATCACAGGTATAGCTGGAGGAAATCATTACACTCATAAGTCTGGACCTGCTAACATCCTGTGTCTGCCAGACAACCCTGAATATGGAAACTACACTCCTGGatatcaaggtcaaggtctcaTATATGGTACAGAATATGAAACCAATGAGCATTCCGTAAGTTTCAAACGCCTTCATGACCACGACGTTCCGTGTGCCGTTTGTAGAAGTAGAACCAAGACAAGCGTCATCATGGTGCCTGCCAGGTTGTCCTGCTTTCCTGGGTGGCATGTAGAGTACACAGGGTATCTGATGGGTGGTCATTATACTCACGGTGCTAGTGAATACCTGTGTGTTGATGGAGACGCAGAGAAGGACAGAAGTGGCCATGAAAACAAGAATGGACAACTCTTGTATCTTGTTGAAGGTGCCTGTGGTTCCCTGCCATGTCCTCCTTACAAGAATAACTGGGAGTTGACATGCACTGTTTGCTCGAAATAAAACACAGATGTGATGTTTCACTGTTATGCACGTGAATAAATAAAATGTGGGTGCATCAAAGAAATGTGGAATGTTTCAGCTATTATCGTAGCATTCTGATCCTGTTCACGACATGCTTTCTTCTGGATTTGCCTATGCAAAGGTGGTTTACGTAAAATGTGGATTAATTATTATATTGAGAATGATATTATGAAGACGACACAAGTATACACATAACACATAGCTTGGATGTGTGTATGAGGTATTCTCAGGCATGTACacatggtcacaatgtgtgaaattcgGCACATGGAGGCACATATGAATTGCTGCGTTTGTCAGCAAAATAGTGGTTTGACAAAGGCCTCGGTAAAGCTTTATTAATTAAACGTTTTGCTGTGCGTGAGTGTGGTGGAAATATGGTCGTCTATTGTGTTAACTTTGCTTTGGCTAGAATAAGAATTTCGTGGCGTTTCAATGCTATGCGATGTAATTTGCACGTAAACAAAGCAAACGTGGTACCGTGTCATTATTTCGGGGATACGCGGGCACCTTTTCTAGGATGCTGGctaaatcattgaattgtacAGCTTGTTTTGAGTGCCGACCATGTGCttgatattgtttatgtctCCCAGTCTGCCACAGTCACAGTCTCCCAGTCACACCAAGTGTCGTTGTCTGCTCCCGAGGTATCGATGATATCACAAGTTACTGCTGCCACCAAAGTCGGGGATTTTGATAGGTTTCTTAATGTTGTTTTCCGTTACAACGCATACAGTTTGTCACCTATGTGCTGGATCAcactgaggtatcctatattcaCTGGATTATGTTTTACATCTAAAACCGATGCTTTCAAGATGGTGCATCACGTTAATTTCTTGTACTGCCACGATGAAAATGATTTGGTTCTGCCGTTATACTTTTCTGTTTTCACCGGTATGGCTCTCAGCAGCATGGACAGGCATGTACCTTGAATGTTGTCTGTCGTGCTCAGCTGCTCGAGAAGAATGCACAGTTCACGTTTCGGAACGAGGTCAGGTAATTTCGTACCCGTGACAATGGTTGTCCGACTGCAACCGGAGCATATTCGCTAATGGCCAGCTGAGTTTCAAAGACTTTATCCTGCTGCTGGTTAACACGACTGTACTGTTGAATCATTCATTTTGAGTTCGGCTCCAACGGGTTTGAAGCCTTCATCGCAGCTCTGTAATGGAGTTGCGGACGCCACTGATGAAGACCTTGTTGTTGCTGTAGTTGATGTTGTTCCATCGTGGGAGGCGATAACATAAGCTTCCGATTTAACACACTTGGAAATCGTAGTGAATGCGGCTGGGCTGCATTTCAAAGTATCATTCATCGACGTGCTTGAAAATTATGGGATTTCGATAACGATCGTAAAATGGTACACATTTGGTTAAATAACACGATCCAGTTTTGTTAGAATCAATTCAGTTTTGCTGTTTGGTCTGCGACACGTTGGGCGACACTCGTTGCGACGAACTGTCCGTCTGTGTTTTATTTCCACGTGTATTACATGATAAGACCGATCCTTAAAGACATAAGCACTCAGCTTCCGACAATGTATCGAACAGAGCCAAACTCGATCCAAACACCAATTATCGTTTGCCAGGTCCGAACCAAGGGTTAGGCATTCCCGTCATTCACAATCAGTCGCGTGGAAGCCAGCAATGACGTGGTCAAAATGTGGCTAGGAGTCGTATCATTACTTTAAAACGACATAGGATGACCATTTCTTGGCTTTTGACGACAGCAAGGATTACCATGTTTGGAAGTTCAAAAAGGGACCGGGAGATCTTTGGACAAAGCCTATGCTGGAAACGTCGAATGGGCACACTCGCACCGGTACTGAACACTTGGATGATTCCATTCAAACCTACGAGTGGACACTGGTGGGTGCGCTGAAGCAAGCATGTTCAAACATCTTGACCCAAAGGACTTCTTACAACATGCAGATTCTGTTCGTTTCTAATGTCAAAGATGTCATCGTCGCTCTACTTGATTTCGCGAGTGTTATCCAGTGCTATCAATGTGTGTTGGAATATGCCCGGTCGAAAGTCTGTTTGCTCAAATCTTTCAGCAACGAATTTCAGTTGAATTTTAGCGTCAGCACCCAAATGTTGTGCTTTGTATGTCGGCCCAAGACGGCCAGATATGACAGTTTGTCTTTTTTTCAGGATTTCCCTGTtggcgctgcagtcgtccagtagaAACAATGTCGGTTCTCCTCTCAGTTTGTCGTAGTAAGTGTGCAGTCAGTTTTGCAGAAGCATTACCAGATCAAGTCGAGCAGAGGACAAAGATATGGTCGAACACATCCTGACAGTAACTTTCCAGCAGGTCCTGCATAAATGACGTTTTGCCACCTCTGGTCTGACCACACACGATCACTCAGTGATCAATAGATGGTTTGCATGAATCTTCTGTTGTTTATGTTGAGTTGTGCGTCCATAATCATGTGCAATTATAGATTCATACTTCATTTGACAGTCGGGTTGAGGCTTCCTGGTGACTTGGACAGTAAACCCTTGCTGCAGTTGTTGATGTGATGTCTGCTGCCATGCACCCGGCCATTGTTGATGGATCGCATGTCCAGCCACACGGTGTATTTGGTGGTCAGGTACTCCCAAGTGACATTGAGATCCTTGGTCACCGAGTTGGTTTCCAGCACACGTTCAGTCGCTGGCAGTTATTCTATCTTGTTCCACTGCTAATGAGCCCTCATGCCTTGGCTGATCACGCcttcgatggtcacttccactttCATAATCATACGGTTGAAAAGTTTTTAGTCCTCCAAGGTGCTTTTCCTCGATCATGTCTGCACATTCAGATTGATGGTCCTAGTTCATTGGTGGCGGCATTAGTGCTGAATTATTGTTACATTGCACTGAAACGAGATAAAACACACATATTGCAACTACTCCAAGTTCACGATCAAAGGTGGAAGGAAGCTCCGTTTGAAATCCGCTCCTGACACTGTTTTCATGAGTGCCTGCTCAGGAAAACCCCTTGCTTTGTCGTCGCTGGCTGGACCTTACAGTATCAGTTTCATCTGAGACAAATTGAATTTCCAAGATTACAACCGAGAACACCACTGATGCCCTGCAATCCATATGTACTGAACTCGGTGTCATGGCAAGCATGCTGGATCGAGACAATTTGAGAGACATTCTGCAATGCATTCAAGAAGCTTTGATTAACGAACTGTGAGGGTTGGACAAAGCCATGCAAACCATGCATTGTTTGCTGGTCAACAACATCGCAAAACAGAATGTGCTTGATGACCGCATCACATGCGagaaaatgaaactcaaacaagTGGAGGACAAGGACGAtgatatcagcagacgtgaCATAAAGAAAAGGTTGCGTGACTTGCATGAGAAAAGATCGGCTCGAATCAAAGCTGCTTCCACCAACGTAGAAACCCTTTGATCCCAAATCAGTCTTGGTtgacgagagtgtattttctgtatatggtattattgattaagtgaaaATTATTATCGGTCACAGtttgagtatgtgttttctgatgaattgttgATTTCCGGAAGACTACGAAAAAACTGTACATTAACGGCAATGATGACACATGTACTCGAATATTCAAGAATCAATGACTGTGCATATAAAGTTTGATTGTGTTgacacacacatggacacatggagataactggagtacatcaaaCAGCCTGCTTCTGTCAACGCTCGACCTACATGAcagctgcctgaccgctcgccgtgttacattcaATGTATCTGTTTCTTAATTTTAAACCAACACTTTGGTGTTATTacttttgtgacccattactttagatttgactcagctgcattgtacatgaaacctctatctTGCTATTTGACTGCTCAATACGGATTCCTTAAAATTTTAGacgtcagtgttatattttgctggttctgaggggatccTTTTGTCATGGCCATTACTAACCATAACACATCGCATCAACAAAGTCTTGAATGAGTACACCAAGATGGCTGACAGGATCCAAACTCAGATACAAGAGCAAGTTAATACCATGGCTAGCATTCTGATGACATTGGGCTTCATCATATTGACCTTCATCATGTCCCTGATTGGATGAGGAGGAGTAACAAtgccagcaccagcaccagcaccagcaccagcaccagcaccagcaccagcaccagcaccagcaccagcaccagcaccagcaccagcaccactGCCAGAAACTGAATAAAGAAATCATCCAGCAGACTTGGGCAAGCTTGCAAGCAAAGCTACAGGGTTATGGGATTGGCACTTAAATTAGGAAAATATACCCGATTCAAACAACTAGGTCTTCCCTTATCAGGGGTACATAATCGTAGGAAACAAATCAAAGCCATGCTGATTACAGACAGTAGTGTGGCTCAGTACTGGCTGTAATCCTAGTGCtatatgaagtgagtgagtttagttttacgccgcactcagcaatattccatctatatggcggttgACAGTTGAGTTAAAATTATACCACTGAACCATGAATGCTGGGAAAGTGTGTTATGTGTACCAATTCTtcggaaataggcttcacacatttgtatCTATGTGTGGAAATTGAAATCGGGTTGAGGGTTGTTCTTTTGCTCACTGCCGGCTGTTTGTTCGTCACCCACTGGAACACCAAAGTCTCTTTCAGTTGTTGGGGTACAGGTTCCCCCATTCAGGGTGATGTGTGAGGACGTTCCCATCATAGCTTGTGTCCGTAGATGGGTCACCTTCAGTGAAGTTGATACAACACGACTCTTTCACTAACACTCCACCACCTTTCACTAACATTCGTACACCCACAGCACTCAGAGGATCCCATGCTCACTTCAAAGTTCATACCTCAAAATTCACCAAATTTGGCATGCATATCAGTAAGTAGTCTATACAATGACAGTTTGGGATAGTTTCTTAAACTGGGCCCTTCAGATATAGTGCACACTTATCATCATTTTGGATACCACTCATGGTGTTCTTGTGTAAGCCTCCCAAGACGTTGAGTGTGTTTCCCTAGGCCGCGTGTGGCTTTCCCATGTACATTGTGACCCAGAGTAGAAAACTGAATACCTGGTGTTGGTTTTCATGGATCGTGTGTAGGCCTCCCTAAACTTGCGTGGGTTTCCTACGCACATTTCGACCTTGAGTGCACCTCCCTAGACCTTGTGTGGGCCTCCCTAGACCTTGTGTGGGTCT comes from Haliotis asinina isolate JCU_RB_2024 chromosome 13, JCU_Hal_asi_v2, whole genome shotgun sequence and encodes:
- the LOC137259326 gene encoding uncharacterized protein, whose amino-acid sequence is MATIRISALAACLLLASQTTVSFGQARTDGPQERAIHNTTSRVLPTSTPCIATRTFLNELRQMLNTEQETSVSVKGKGGAVYTRWGKTECPSKAQLVYKGIAGGNHYTHKSGPANILCLPDNPEYGNYTPGYQGQGLIYGTEYETNEHSVSFKRLHDHDVPCAVCRSRTKTSVIMVPARLSCFPGWHVEYTGYLMGGHYTHGASEYLCVDGDAEKDRSGHENKNGQLLYLVEGACGSLPCPPYKNNWELTCTVCSK